A single region of the Labeo rohita strain BAU-BD-2019 chromosome 3, IGBB_LRoh.1.0, whole genome shotgun sequence genome encodes:
- the LOC127160103 gene encoding retinal cone rhodopsin-sensitive cGMP 3',5'-cyclic phosphodiesterase subunit gamma, giving the protein MSSGNSCDSLSDSPISPIRVVGPTTPRRGPPKFKQRMTRQFKSKPPKKGVRGFGDEIPGMDGLGTDITVVCPWEAFSHLELHELAQYGII; this is encoded by the exons ATGAGCTCGGGAAATAGCTGCGACAGTCTCAGCGACTCACCAATAAGCCCGATAAGAGTGGTAGGACCAACAACACCCAGAAGAGGACCACCTAAATTCAAACAGAGAATGACAAGACAATTCAAAAGCAAACCTCCCAAGAAGGGAGTCAGAGG ATTCGGAGATGAGATCCCAGGAATGGATGGTCTTGGCACCG ACATCACCGTGGTGTGTCCGTGGGAAGCCTTTAGCCATCTGGAGTTGCACGAGCTCGCCCAGTATGGTATTATTTGA